AAGCATTGAAATTCAATTTTATCGTTCAAGATTTTGATGTTTGTATATAATACTGTCAATGTACACTTCTTAATTTGAACATCTAAGGAACTGTCAGGATCTGCCTGCTGAACTTTTTGTGTATGAAGAAAGAGTTGGAACTAGGAAGTTGCGCGTCGCTACAAAGACGGAAGGAGCCAAAGATTGAAGAGAGTTGAAGCAAAGGATAGAAACCACGACATGAAAGCCATAGCTGCAGACAACTGATATCTACTGCATATCTTTGACGGGCAATATGTTGAGCTGACATTGACCAAGAGACTTGTCACACTAGCAGTTGAGCAAGCTGCGGCTAGTGAGAGAAATGACAAGGCCTGCAATCAGATAAAACACATGTTTTTACATCAAATTATGATAAGGGATAACACCGTGGTGATGATATGCATAATAAGCCTTGTAACATACCCAGTCTCCAACAATGACAACCAGCAGTACCCTTGGTTGCCGTGGTAAGCCTTTAACGAACACGGAATATGCATCAACCAATGCTAATGACACACTCCATGGAGTCACTAAACCCATGACTGTCACCAAGTAGCTGCgaaaaaatttaaaggaaaattGGAGATTGATTTATCACCCAACAATTGGTGACCATCAATGAAAACACAAACATTATCTTCTATATCATTATATCTAATGAGCAATTGAACATTATAGTTTGTACCTGCAATTGACCGAACAACACCATAGACA
This is a stretch of genomic DNA from Gossypium arboreum isolate Shixiya-1 chromosome 11, ASM2569848v2, whole genome shotgun sequence. It encodes these proteins:
- the LOC108484619 gene encoding CASP-like protein ARALYDRAFT_485429; this encodes MEAVPGALGTSASLALRLGQTVFSAASLLFMCLDVEFYSYTSFSYLVTVMGLVTPWSVSLALVDAYSVFVKGLPRQPRVLLVVIVGDWALSFLSLAAACSTASVTSLLVNVSSTYCPSKICSRYQLSAAMAFMSWFLSFASTLFNLWLLPSL